A portion of the Altererythrobacter sp. Root672 genome contains these proteins:
- the ruvB gene encoding Holliday junction branch migration DNA helicase RuvB, translating into MTDNPTLTPQRQPEDQDAALRPKSLGEFVGQEAARENLRVFIEAARGRGEAMDHVLFFGPPGLGKTTLAQIVAKELGVGFRATSGPVIGKTGDLAALLTNLEPHDVLFIDEIHRLNPVVEEVLYPAMEDRALDLIIGEGPSARSVRIDLPPFTLIGATTRQGLLTTPLRDRFGIPVRLNFYTVPELERVVTRSASLLGMAIDPAGAREVARRSRGTPRVAGRLLRRVRDFAHVEGAPLITSEVADKALTRLEVDTLGLDAMDRRYLTMIADIYKGGPVGVETLAAGLAEPRDTIEDVVEPFLIQLGLVARTARGRCLNDAGWNHLGITPPSGSQTGLFDPGK; encoded by the coding sequence ATGACCGATAACCCCACCCTCACCCCTCAGCGCCAGCCCGAGGACCAGGACGCCGCTCTGCGCCCCAAGTCGCTCGGCGAGTTCGTGGGGCAGGAAGCGGCGCGCGAGAACCTGCGCGTGTTCATCGAAGCCGCACGCGGGCGGGGCGAGGCGATGGACCATGTGCTGTTCTTCGGCCCGCCGGGCCTCGGCAAGACCACGTTGGCGCAGATCGTGGCCAAGGAGCTCGGCGTCGGCTTCCGCGCTACCAGCGGCCCGGTGATCGGCAAGACTGGCGACCTCGCGGCGCTGCTGACCAATCTCGAACCGCACGACGTGCTGTTCATCGACGAGATCCACCGGCTCAATCCGGTGGTCGAAGAAGTGCTCTACCCGGCGATGGAGGACCGCGCGCTCGATCTGATCATCGGCGAGGGGCCCTCGGCGCGCTCGGTGCGGATCGACTTGCCGCCGTTCACGCTGATTGGCGCGACGACCCGGCAGGGCCTGCTGACCACGCCGTTGCGCGACCGCTTCGGCATTCCGGTGCGCTTGAACTTCTACACTGTGCCCGAACTGGAGCGGGTGGTGACGCGTAGCGCTTCGCTGCTCGGCATGGCCATCGATCCCGCGGGTGCGCGCGAGGTGGCTCGCCGGTCGCGCGGCACACCGCGCGTGGCCGGACGCTTGTTGCGCCGGGTGCGCGACTTTGCCCACGTTGAGGGAGCGCCGCTGATCACCTCCGAGGTAGCGGACAAGGCGCTGACCCGGCTGGAAGTCGATACGCTTGGCCTCGATGCGATGGACCGGCGCTACCTCACCATGATCGCCGACATCTACAAAGGCGGCCCGGTGGGCGTGGAAACGCTCGCCGCGGGCCTCGCCGAGCCGCGCGACACGATCGAGGACGTGGTCGAACCGTTCCTGATCCAGCTCGGCCTGGTCGCCCGCACGGCGCGCGGGCGCTGCCTCAACGATGCGGGATGGAATCACCTGGGAATCACCCCGCCGAGCGGCTCGCAGACCGGCCTGTTCGATCCCGGAAAGTAG
- a CDS encoding rhodanese-like domain-containing protein, whose product MRPVRTAVLISVLAGSLLALPLQARAELPANPQVDYEGFVELAGRLGEYREGRRLGWQEFARRAQHDGAILLDARSESAFAAGHLDGAINLPLPDFTAERLAEVLGPDQGRPVYIYCNNNFADDRPPVVVKKVELALNIPTFINLVGYGYANVWELADVIRTDGPGVNWVSTAP is encoded by the coding sequence ATGCGCCCCGTCCGAACCGCTGTTCTCATATCCGTTTTAGCGGGCTCGCTGCTGGCTCTGCCGTTGCAGGCCCGTGCCGAGCTGCCCGCCAACCCTCAGGTCGACTACGAAGGCTTCGTCGAGCTGGCGGGCCGGCTAGGCGAGTACCGCGAAGGCAGGCGCCTGGGCTGGCAAGAGTTCGCTCGGCGCGCCCAGCACGATGGTGCGATCCTGCTAGACGCCCGGTCGGAAAGCGCCTTTGCCGCTGGACACCTGGACGGAGCCATCAATCTGCCGCTGCCGGATTTCACCGCCGAGCGGCTCGCTGAAGTGCTCGGCCCGGACCAGGGCCGGCCGGTCTACATCTACTGCAACAACAACTTCGCCGACGACCGGCCACCGGTGGTGGTGAAGAAGGTCGAGCTGGCTCTCAACATACCGACTTTCATCAACCTGGTCGGGTACGGCTATGCCAACGTCTGGGAACTGGCGGACGTGATCCGCACTGACGGGCCGGGCGTGAACTGGGTTTCGACCGCCCCATAA
- the acnA gene encoding aconitate hydratase AcnA: MTQVGKNSLDTRSTLEVAGKKFAYYSLNKAAEKIGDVSRLPFSMKVLLENLLRFEDAGFTVSVGDIQAIADWQKDPVTGKEIQYRPARVLMQDFTGVPCVVDLAAMRDAIAKLGGDTSKINPLVPVHLVIDHSVMVDEFGHPKAFEKNVELEYERNLERYDFLKWGSKSLANFKAVPPGTGICHQVNLEHIAQGVWTSLDQDGAMVAYPDTCVGTDSHTTMINGLGVLGWGVGGIEAEAAMLGQPVSMLIPEVVGFKMTGQLKEGVTATDLVLTCTQMLRARGVVGRFVEYFGPGLASLSLADRATLANMAPEYGATCGFFGIDDKTLEYLRLTGRDEDQIALVEAYAKEQGFWLDPNAPDPVFTDTLELDLGSVVPSLAGPKRPQDKVALPDVDDLFNSELKSLYGKSSPKRTPVEGASHDIGDGDVVIAAITSCTNTSNPDVLIAAGLVAKKANEQGLKPKPWVKTSLAPGSQVVTDYLEKAGLQQHLDAIGFDLVGYGCTTCIGNSGPLAEPISQAINGNDIVAASVLSGNRNFEGRVSPDVRANFLASPPLVVAYALKGTVTEDIISTPIGVGKDGQDVFLKDIWPSNQEVADLRAGSINRGMFVARYADVYKGDTHWQAIDVVGSDTYQWRAGSTYVANPPYFEGMSMTPAAVTDIVGALPLAILGDSVTTDHISPAGSIKADSPAGRYLLEHQVDKRDFNSYGSRRGNHEVMMRGTFANIRIKNEMVPGIEGGMSRYGEEVGAIYDVAMQHKANGTPLVVIAGKEYGTGSSRDWAAKGTNLLGVRAVIVESFERIHRSNLVGMGVLPLQFKDGESRATLGLTGDDKFSIHGLAGLEPGQDVAVEVTRPNGESFTFTARCRIDTANEMEYYRNGGILHYVLRKLAA; encoded by the coding sequence ATGACCCAGGTCGGCAAGAATTCGCTCGATACCCGCAGCACCTTGGAGGTCGCGGGCAAGAAGTTCGCTTACTACTCGCTCAACAAGGCCGCGGAGAAGATCGGCGACGTCAGCCGCCTGCCGTTCTCGATGAAGGTCCTGCTCGAAAACCTGCTGCGCTTCGAAGACGCCGGGTTCACCGTTTCGGTCGGCGACATCCAGGCGATTGCCGACTGGCAGAAGGACCCGGTCACGGGCAAGGAAATCCAGTACCGCCCGGCGCGCGTGCTGATGCAGGACTTCACCGGCGTGCCTTGCGTGGTCGATCTCGCCGCGATGCGTGACGCGATCGCCAAGCTCGGCGGCGACACCTCCAAGATCAACCCGCTGGTGCCGGTGCACCTGGTGATCGACCACTCGGTCATGGTCGACGAGTTCGGCCACCCCAAGGCGTTCGAGAAGAACGTCGAGCTCGAGTACGAACGTAACCTCGAACGCTACGACTTCCTCAAGTGGGGCTCGAAGAGCCTCGCCAACTTCAAGGCCGTACCTCCGGGCACCGGCATCTGCCACCAGGTCAACCTGGAGCACATCGCCCAGGGCGTGTGGACCAGCCTCGACCAGGACGGCGCCATGGTCGCCTATCCCGACACTTGCGTCGGTACCGACAGCCACACCACGATGATCAACGGCCTGGGCGTGCTCGGCTGGGGCGTCGGCGGGATCGAGGCGGAGGCAGCGATGCTTGGCCAGCCGGTCTCGATGCTGATCCCCGAAGTCGTCGGCTTCAAGATGACCGGCCAGCTCAAGGAAGGCGTTACCGCCACCGACCTCGTGCTGACCTGCACCCAGATGCTCCGCGCTCGTGGCGTGGTCGGCCGGTTCGTCGAGTACTTCGGCCCCGGTCTCGCCTCGCTCAGCCTCGCCGACCGCGCGACGCTCGCCAACATGGCTCCGGAATACGGCGCGACTTGCGGCTTCTTCGGCATCGACGACAAGACGCTCGAATACCTGCGCCTCACCGGCCGTGACGAGGATCAGATCGCGCTGGTCGAGGCTTACGCCAAGGAGCAGGGCTTCTGGCTCGACCCCAATGCGCCCGATCCGGTCTTCACCGACACGCTCGAACTCGATCTCGGCAGCGTCGTCCCCTCGCTCGCCGGCCCGAAGCGCCCGCAGGACAAGGTCGCGCTGCCGGACGTGGACGACCTGTTCAACAGCGAGCTCAAGTCGCTCTACGGCAAGTCCTCGCCCAAGCGCACCCCGGTCGAAGGCGCGAGCCATGACATCGGCGACGGTGACGTGGTCATTGCCGCGATCACCAGCTGCACCAACACCTCCAACCCCGACGTGCTGATCGCCGCCGGCCTCGTCGCCAAGAAGGCGAACGAGCAGGGCCTCAAGCCCAAGCCGTGGGTCAAGACCAGCCTCGCTCCGGGATCGCAGGTGGTCACCGACTACCTCGAGAAGGCCGGCCTGCAGCAGCACCTCGACGCGATCGGCTTCGACCTCGTCGGTTATGGCTGCACCACTTGCATCGGCAACTCGGGCCCGCTGGCCGAACCGATCAGCCAGGCGATCAACGGCAACGACATCGTCGCCGCCTCGGTCCTGTCGGGCAACCGCAACTTCGAAGGCCGCGTCAGCCCCGACGTGCGCGCAAACTTCCTCGCCAGCCCGCCGCTGGTGGTCGCCTATGCGCTCAAGGGCACGGTGACCGAAGATATCATCTCCACGCCGATCGGCGTCGGCAAGGACGGACAGGACGTGTTCCTCAAGGACATCTGGCCGAGCAACCAGGAAGTCGCCGACCTGCGCGCCGGCAGCATCAACCGCGGCATGTTCGTGGCTCGCTATGCCGACGTCTACAAGGGCGACACGCACTGGCAGGCGATCGACGTGGTCGGTTCCGACACCTACCAGTGGCGTGCGGGCAGCACCTACGTCGCGAACCCGCCGTACTTCGAAGGCATGAGCATGACTCCGGCCGCGGTAACCGACATCGTCGGCGCACTGCCGCTGGCGATCCTCGGCGATTCGGTCACCACCGACCACATCAGCCCGGCGGGCTCGATCAAGGCTGACAGCCCCGCGGGCCGTTACCTGCTCGAGCATCAGGTCGATAAGCGCGACTTCAACTCCTACGGCAGCCGCCGCGGCAACCACGAAGTCATGATGCGCGGCACCTTCGCCAACATCCGCATCAAGAACGAGATGGTCCCGGGCATCGAAGGCGGCATGAGCCGTTACGGTGAAGAGGTCGGCGCGATCTACGACGTGGCCATGCAGCACAAGGCCAATGGCACGCCGCTGGTCGTCATCGCCGGCAAGGAATACGGCACCGGCTCCAGCCGCGACTGGGCGGCCAAGGGCACCAACCTGCTCGGCGTGCGCGCCGTGATCGTGGAGAGCTTCGAGCGTATCCACCGTTCGAACCTCGTCGGGATGGGCGTGCTGCCGCTGCAGTTCAAGGACGGCGAGAGCCGCGCCACGCTTGGCCTGACGGGCGACGACAAGTTCAGCATCCACGGGCTTGCCGGGCTGGAACCGGGCCAGGACGTTGCAGTGGAAGTCACTCGCCCGAACGGCGAGAGCTTCACCTTCACCGCCCGGTGCCGGATCGATACGGCGAACGAGATGGAATACTACCGCAACGGCGGCATCCTCCACTACGTGCTGCGGAAGCTGGCGGCCTGA